One segment of Microbispora sp. ZYX-F-249 DNA contains the following:
- a CDS encoding DUF6461 domain-containing protein produces the protein MKRIDMRSPFDLYEGDVRAVFHEPACVTWIRGAAINAVVRCFGGDEQGLSRGEFNDIFEAYEMEPHEGVVLISQVGDWTLTVEATRYLGIRRLEKLSKPGEALGLAWNGVSRFAYAVGGDLSRRFDPFSLRDRSADPDALEWASGYGVTAEYWEQDWLAAAFALAEGISGIRIDQNWKQRDHLVLRDCDESQDEESRPRPGLILKPEMWELVSRHPRIAAIAADPSPERIEEVSVVTAELVIRVAGLEGPLIGRALGAITRGLWGSSTRGLQDDLAVMAAEFRTAADAVLEEGADVLLPTPDTQWGRLYMKHYAVKSLMA, from the coding sequence ATGAAGAGGATCGATATGCGTTCACCATTCGACCTGTACGAAGGCGATGTACGGGCGGTCTTCCACGAACCCGCCTGTGTCACCTGGATAAGAGGAGCCGCTATCAACGCCGTCGTCCGGTGTTTCGGCGGGGACGAACAAGGGCTGAGCCGGGGAGAATTCAACGACATCTTCGAGGCGTACGAAATGGAGCCCCACGAGGGCGTGGTCCTCATCTCTCAGGTGGGCGACTGGACGCTCACCGTGGAGGCGACCAGGTATCTGGGAATCAGACGCCTTGAGAAACTGTCAAAGCCGGGTGAGGCGCTGGGCCTGGCGTGGAACGGCGTGTCGAGGTTCGCTTACGCCGTCGGCGGCGACCTGTCTCGCCGGTTCGACCCCTTCAGCCTGAGAGACCGTTCGGCCGACCCGGATGCCCTGGAATGGGCGAGCGGCTACGGCGTCACCGCCGAATACTGGGAACAGGACTGGCTGGCAGCCGCGTTCGCCCTGGCCGAGGGGATCTCCGGCATACGAATCGACCAGAACTGGAAGCAACGAGATCATCTCGTTCTGCGCGACTGCGACGAATCCCAGGACGAGGAGAGCCGGCCCCGGCCCGGCTTGATCCTGAAACCCGAGATGTGGGAACTGGTCTCCCGCCATCCGCGCATAGCGGCCATCGCAGCCGATCCTTCTCCGGAGCGCATAGAGGAGGTCAGCGTGGTCACAGCCGAGCTGGTGATACGCGTCGCCGGACTGGAAGGTCCCCTCATCGGCAGGGCTCTCGGCGCGATCACCCGAGGACTGTGGGGATCGAGCACGCGAGGGCTGCAAGACGATCTCGCTGTCATGGCGGCGGAATTCCGCACCGCGGCCGACGCCGTCCTGGAAGAAGGCGCCGACGTTCTTCTTCCCACTCCAGACACGCAATGGGGACGGCTGTACATGAAACACTACGCCGTGAAGTCCCTGATGGCCTT